From Kitasatospora sp. MAP12-44:
GACCGCGCAGGGACTGCCCGACTACGCGGACCCCGAGTTCTGCCCCGTCCTGTGGAGCGGTAGGACCCGATGAGCTACCGCGTTGGCCAGAACAGGGAAGATACCTGCGGCCTCACCCTGGAGGAGTACGCGTACCGGGCGCAGCAGGTACTGGACCGCCAGGTCTGGGACTTCATCGAGGGCGGTGCCGGCGACGAGCGCACCGTGCTGGCGAACCGGCAGGCCTTCGCCGACGTCGTGCTGCGTCCCCGGGTCCTGGCTGGGGTGGGAGAGCCGGTCCTCTCGATCGACATCTTCGGTCGCCACTGGCCAACGCCCATCGCGGTCGCCCCGCTGGCGTACCACACGATGGTCACCCCCGACGGCGAGCTCGCCACGGTTCGCGGCGCGGGGGTGTCCGGCACCCCCGTGGTGGTGAGCACCTTCGCCGGGAAGCGGTTCGACGAGCTCGCCGCCGCGGCGTCGGGGCCGCTCTGGTTGCAGTTGTACTGCTTCCGCGACCGGCGGACGACCCGTCATCTGATCGAGCAGGCCGAGGCGGCAGGCTTCGAGGCACTGGTGCTGACCGTCGACGCACCCCGCCTGGGCCGCCGGCTGCGCGACCTGCGCAACGGCTTCCGGCTACCGGCCGGCGTCGTCCCGGCGAACCTGCCGTCCTCGGACTTCGCCTCGCCCAGCGACCACAGCCGGCTGGCGTTCGACTCCGCGCTGGACTGGTCGGTGGTCTCCTGGCTGCGCTCGGTCTCCACGCTGCCCGTGCTGGTCAAGGGGATCCTCGCGCCCGCCGACGCCGAGCGCGCACTCGCCGAGGGTGCGAGCGGCATCATCGTCTCCAACCACGGCGGGCGGCAGCTGGACCGCGCTCCCGCCAGCTTCGAGGTGCTGCCGGAGATCGCCGCCGCGACGGCCGGGCGGTGCCCGCTGCTGGTCGACGGCGGGATCCGGCGCGGCAGCGATGTGCTGGCCGCCGTCGCGCTGGGAGCCGACGCCGTCCTGCTGGGGCGCCCGGTGCTGCACGGCCTGGCGGTCGGCGGCGGCGAGGGGGTCGCCGAGGTGCTGGGGATCGTCGCCGAGGAGCTGGTCGAGGCGATGCTGATGACCGGGACGGCCACTCTCGCCGATGCCGGTCCGGCCCTGGTGGCCTCGACCGGGCGGTCCGCCGCGCCGGCGCCCGCCGCCGCCCCCCGGCTCGAACGGCCGTCCGGCGCACTGGCGTTGCGCAAGAGGGACCTGCACCAGAGCCTGTCCGATCCGGTCCTCGACACGATGAACTTCCTCAACGAGATCACCGACCGCTACCCGGACGCGATCTCCTTCGCGCCCGGCCGGCCGTACGAGGAGTTCTACGACCTGGAGCAGGTCTTCGACTATGTGCGGCGCTACGTCCACGGGCTCGCCGAGCAGGGGATGTCGAAGGCCCAGGTGGTCCGTTCGATCTACCAGTACGGCCCCGCCGCGGGGCAGATCCGCGAGGTCATCGCGCAGTGGCTGCGCGAGGACGAGGGCATCGACGTCCCCGCCGAGTCGCTGGTGGTGACGGTCGGCTGCCAGGAGGCGATGTTCCTCGTGCTGCGCGCGCTGTTCGCGCGCCCGGAGGACGTCCTGCTGGTGTCGAGCCCCTGCTACGTCGGGCTCACCGGAGCGGCCAGCCTGCTGGACATCGACGTGCTGGCGATCGAGGAGGGCGACCAGGGATTCTCCGGCACGGCGGTCGAGGACGCCGTGCGCCGCGCGCTCGCGGACGGCCGCCGGCCGAGGGCGCTGTACGTGGTGCCCGACCACTCCAATCCGTCGGGGAACACGATGTCCCTGGCGGCGCGCGCCGAGCTGCTCGAACTGGCCGGCCGGCACGGGATCCTGCTGCTCGAGGACAGCCCCTACCGCCTGGTCAGCCCCGGGGAGCGGCTGCCGAGCCTGAAGGCCCTGGACCGGGAGCACCGGGTGATCCACCTGGGTTCCTTCTCCAAGACCGTCTTCCCCGGGGCCCGGGTCGGCTTCGCGGTGGCCGACCAGCCGGTGGAGGGCTCCAACGGGGAGCGGTCGCTGCTCGCCGATGAGATCGCGAAGATCAAGAGCATGGTCACCGTCAACACCTCCTCACTCAGCCAGGCGGCCGTGGCCGGCGCGCTGATGAGCGCCGGCGGTCTGCTCTCCTCCTTCAACCCGGCCGCCACGGACTTCTACGCGAACGCCATGCAACTGACCGTCCAGGCCCTGGCGGAGAGCTTTCCGGCCGACCGGCACGACACGCACGGGGTCAGCTGGAACGAGCCGAGCGGGGGGTTCTTCCTCACCGTCCGGGTCCCCTTCCGAGCCGACGCCGACGCGCTGGCCCGGTCGGCGCAGCGGTTCGGCGTCGTCTGGACGCCGATGTCCTACTTCCACCCCTCCGGGGGCGGCGAGAAGGCGCTGCGCCTGTCGGTGAGTTACCTCGCGCCGGAACGGCTGACGGAGGGGGTCGCCCGGCTGGTGCGGTTCATCCGGTCGGAGCTGGGCTGACAGCTGCTCGGGGTGTCAGGCCGTGGCGTCGAAGCCCTTGATCCATCCGTGTTCGACGGCCTTGACGCCGGCCTGGAACCGGCTGCGCACCCCCATCCGCTGCATCAGGCCGGAGTTCAGCCGGTTGATGGTGCGCACCGAGACGTCCATCCGCGCCGCGATCGCGTCGTCGGTCAGCCCCAGGGCCAGCAGCCGGATCAACTCGCGGTCCTGCGTGGTCAGTTCGTCGTCGGTACGGCGGTCCTGCCGGGCCAGTGGCGTCGCCGTGGCCCAGCTGTACTCGAAGAGCGCGTGCAGCGCGGCCAGCATGCCCCGGCTGCGGATGACCAGCACCGAGTGCCCCGGCTCGTCCGGATCGGCGGGAATGACGGCCACGTCCTGGTCGAACATGGTCATCTGCAGCGGCAGCGTCGGCGCGCTGCGGATCTGGCCGCCCTGCTCGCCGAGCCGGCGCGCGTGGGCGAGCGAGGCGGGGTGGTTGCGGACGCTGTCCAGGTAGACGGCGCGCAGCCGGACGCCGCGCTCCAGCAGGCGCTGGTCGTGCCGGTCGGCGGCGGACGGGTCGGCCTTCGCCTGCCGCGCGTCGGCGGCGAAGACGGCCACCTCGCCGCGGACCGCCAGGGTGATCTCGAACAGCCGGTCCCGGATCGCCTCCAGGCCCTCGACGCGCTCGACGCCCGCCTCGGCACTTCCCGGTCGGGTGTCGGCGTGTTCGGCGATCAGCTGGGAGACGGCGCCGTAGGCCTCCTCGATCCGCTGGTGCTCCACCGCCAACTCGCCCTGCCGCCTGGCCAGCAGCTGCGGCAGGCCGATGTCCGGGCTGACCACCCGCACGCTGGGTCGGCGGTCCTCCATCGGACGGATGAGCGACAGCGAGGCGAGCTTCTGGATGATCGCCCGTAGGCCCGCCTCCTCGCACCCGAGCAGGCGGCAGATCTCGGATACGTCGGACTCGGGGTTGGCCAGTAGTGTTCGATAGACGCGCTCTTCGGTGGCGCCCAGTCCCAAAACATCAAGCATGCCGGGGTCGGCTCCTTCATCCCCACCTGTCCTGCGGACAGGTCATGGACCGC
This genomic window contains:
- a CDS encoding aminotransferase class I/II-fold pyridoxal phosphate-dependent enzyme yields the protein MSYRVGQNREDTCGLTLEEYAYRAQQVLDRQVWDFIEGGAGDERTVLANRQAFADVVLRPRVLAGVGEPVLSIDIFGRHWPTPIAVAPLAYHTMVTPDGELATVRGAGVSGTPVVVSTFAGKRFDELAAAASGPLWLQLYCFRDRRTTRHLIEQAEAAGFEALVLTVDAPRLGRRLRDLRNGFRLPAGVVPANLPSSDFASPSDHSRLAFDSALDWSVVSWLRSVSTLPVLVKGILAPADAERALAEGASGIIVSNHGGRQLDRAPASFEVLPEIAAATAGRCPLLVDGGIRRGSDVLAAVALGADAVLLGRPVLHGLAVGGGEGVAEVLGIVAEELVEAMLMTGTATLADAGPALVASTGRSAAPAPAAAPRLERPSGALALRKRDLHQSLSDPVLDTMNFLNEITDRYPDAISFAPGRPYEEFYDLEQVFDYVRRYVHGLAEQGMSKAQVVRSIYQYGPAAGQIREVIAQWLREDEGIDVPAESLVVTVGCQEAMFLVLRALFARPEDVLLVSSPCYVGLTGAASLLDIDVLAIEEGDQGFSGTAVEDAVRRALADGRRPRALYVVPDHSNPSGNTMSLAARAELLELAGRHGILLLEDSPYRLVSPGERLPSLKALDREHRVIHLGSFSKTVFPGARVGFAVADQPVEGSNGERSLLADEIAKIKSMVTVNTSSLSQAAVAGALMSAGGLLSSFNPAATDFYANAMQLTVQALAESFPADRHDTHGVSWNEPSGGFFLTVRVPFRADADALARSAQRFGVVWTPMSYFHPSGGGEKALRLSVSYLAPERLTEGVARLVRFIRSELG
- a CDS encoding LuxR C-terminal-related transcriptional regulator; the protein is MLDVLGLGATEERVYRTLLANPESDVSEICRLLGCEEAGLRAIIQKLASLSLIRPMEDRRPSVRVVSPDIGLPQLLARRQGELAVEHQRIEEAYGAVSQLIAEHADTRPGSAEAGVERVEGLEAIRDRLFEITLAVRGEVAVFAADARQAKADPSAADRHDQRLLERGVRLRAVYLDSVRNHPASLAHARRLGEQGGQIRSAPTLPLQMTMFDQDVAVIPADPDEPGHSVLVIRSRGMLAALHALFEYSWATATPLARQDRRTDDELTTQDRELIRLLALGLTDDAIAARMDVSVRTINRLNSGLMQRMGVRSRFQAGVKAVEHGWIKGFDATA